Proteins from one Deinococcus sp. AB2017081 genomic window:
- the plsY gene encoding glycerol-3-phosphate 1-O-acyltransferase PlsY, translating to MTFVTVVAVLLSYLLGSIPAAAWVARGRGVDIRTVGSGNSGATNVMRSVGKGPALAVAVFDILKGALAVTLARTLGLAEPWAAACGVAAVVGHNFSPFLGFRGGKGVATSFGTIAALDPVIGGGTFVVGIFTMWLTRFVSAGSIVGALVAAVLVVALGRTPWQMLVIAGLSGLLIWLHRENIARLHAGNERRLGEKVK from the coding sequence GTGACCTTTGTGACCGTCGTTGCCGTGCTGTTGTCGTATCTGCTGGGCTCCATCCCGGCCGCCGCGTGGGTCGCCCGTGGGCGGGGCGTGGACATCCGGACGGTCGGCAGCGGCAACAGCGGCGCCACCAACGTGATGCGCTCGGTCGGCAAGGGGCCGGCCCTGGCCGTGGCCGTCTTCGACATCCTCAAGGGTGCGCTGGCGGTGACGCTGGCCCGCACCCTGGGTCTGGCGGAGCCGTGGGCCGCCGCGTGCGGCGTGGCGGCCGTGGTGGGCCACAACTTCAGCCCGTTCCTGGGGTTCCGGGGCGGCAAGGGCGTGGCGACCAGCTTCGGCACGATCGCCGCGCTCGACCCGGTCATCGGTGGGGGCACCTTCGTGGTCGGCATCTTCACGATGTGGCTCACGCGCTTCGTGAGTGCCGGCAGCATCGTGGGGGCGCTGGTGGCAGCGGTGCTGGTGGTGGCGCTGGGCCGGACGCCGTGGCAGATGCTGGTGATCGCGGGGCTGTCAGGCCTGCTGATCTGGCTGCACCGCGAGAACATCGCGCGGCTCCACGCCGGCAATGAGCGGCGTCTAGGTGAAAAGGTGAAGTGA
- a CDS encoding tyrosine-type recombinase/integrase yields MLDSLPQIIEEFLLDGEARGHSPQTTRAYRAAFTALTTWMATRNIERLTQITPLSLREYAVHCSATLSPGGAHARLRPVKTLLKWAHSEELLPTDLTRRLPMPRLPREPMPAVRFSDFQKLLGAARLKSRTPLRDVALLTVLYDTGVRASEALNLQLDDVRPEGFLLIRKGKGGKSRSVPMERPTLKAVRAYISQERDADPGSPYVFLVGDHQMTRGALDKVLDRLCQFAALQRLSAHAFRRGFAVQYLRNGGDVFTLQRIFGHSSLEMSNRYAQLLDDDVKAAHRRSSPLRSRGE; encoded by the coding sequence ATGCTCGATTCACTCCCGCAGATCATCGAAGAATTCCTGCTCGACGGCGAGGCCAGAGGCCACAGCCCCCAGACCACCCGCGCATACCGTGCCGCGTTCACGGCCTTGACCACCTGGATGGCCACGCGGAACATCGAGCGCCTGACCCAGATCACGCCCCTGTCCCTCCGCGAATACGCCGTGCACTGCTCGGCCACCCTGTCGCCCGGCGGTGCCCATGCGCGGTTGCGCCCCGTCAAGACCCTGCTGAAATGGGCCCACAGTGAGGAACTGCTGCCGACCGACCTGACCCGCCGGCTGCCGATGCCCCGCTTGCCGCGGGAACCGATGCCAGCAGTTCGGTTCAGTGACTTCCAGAAGCTGCTCGGCGCGGCCCGGCTCAAATCCCGGACACCGCTACGGGACGTGGCGCTGCTCACCGTGCTGTACGACACGGGCGTCCGCGCCTCTGAAGCCCTGAACCTGCAACTCGACGACGTTCGTCCCGAAGGTTTCCTGCTGATCCGCAAGGGAAAGGGCGGGAAATCGCGCTCCGTCCCCATGGAGCGCCCGACCCTCAAAGCAGTCCGCGCCTACATCTCGCAGGAACGGGACGCTGACCCTGGAAGCCCCTACGTGTTTCTGGTGGGTGACCACCAGATGACCCGTGGGGCTCTGGACAAGGTGCTCGACCGCCTGTGCCAGTTTGCCGCCTTGCAGCGCCTCAGCGCCCACGCGTTCCGCCGTGGGTTTGCCGTGCAGTACCTGCGCAACGGCGGGGACGTCTTCACGCTGCAGCGCATCTTCGGTCACTCCTCGTTGGAGATGAGCAACCGGTACGCTCAGCTGCTCGACGATGACGTCAAGGCGGCCCACCGCCGCTCCTCACCTCTGCGCAGTCGGGGAGAATAA